In Dehalococcoidales bacterium, the sequence GCTCAATCCTGGCGTGTAGTGTACCCTTAGCCATGATACCCCGGTCAGTACGCATCAGCCTGATTTCACCGTGAACCAGACTGCTATCCCCGCCGATATCCATTACCTCACTCATCTGGTAACTTCGCGTTGTACCTATCTCGGCTTTAAGTTGCTGGGATACATTCACCTGTGTCATGTTACCTTTACCTCATTTGGTTACTGACTTATTATAAGTCGTGCCGCCTGTTGGCGTCAATTAGCCCTTTTATCGTAGTACTCTATACAGTTTTGGTTGGTGATATCATTGAACTCATTGAAAAGAGAGGGGTCTTTCCGCTATAATAGGCACTGCCACCAAAGCCAAGCCCTTCCCATGGTGAGTGTAGCCCAGTGGTCTAAGGCGCCAGGTTGTGGCCCTGGAGATCGAGGGTTCAAATCCCTCCACTCACCCCATCTCTACCCCACGGAAGATTCAGCGCGCCTGTAGCCCGGCATACCGGATGAAGTCTCCAGGGACGTCCCCTGTTCCATTGTTGAATCACCGTCCCATTCTTGCTCTCTTTATAACGTTTTTGTCACTTTTTTGTAATCTATAAAAGGATTCCCGTTCAAAACTTGACAAAATATGTTACTGAATGTTTTAATTTAGATTCATTAAAGTGGGGTAATGTTTTTTCAAAAGCAAAACCTCCACATTCAATATTTACGCAAGCAGGAGAGTCCCGTCATGAAATAATTAACATTGCAGCAGAAGCATTATCATTTTGGAGGAAGAATAATGAGAAGGAAGCTAAGCTGGTTGGTGGTAAGCTGCCTGATGGTACTATCACTATTGCTGGCGTCCTGCGCCCCGGCAACACCGGTGACGCCAACCACACCGACGACACCCACTGCCCCGACGACGCCTACCACGCCAACAACACCGACCACCCCCACTACGCCCACCGGACCGGAGATGGTACAGGACTCGCTGGGAAGAATGGTGGAGAAGCCGAAATACGGGGGGGTGTATACAGTTGTCCCGACGAGTGAGCCAAGAGGCTTTGACCCGGCTATCGTTCACCCGTCCAGTTTGACTACCCTGGTACAAACCCACGAGAATCTGGTAGGTACGGACTGGATAAAGGGACCAACCGGCACCAATAATGTTGGTTTCGACTTCAGTCCGTTCCCTCTGACTTTCAAGACAGGTACCGTGGCGGAGAGCTGGGAGATACCCGATGAAACCACTATTATCTACCACATCCGCAAAGGGGTCCATTTTGCTCTTGACCCGAACAGCGCAGCCAGCCGACTGGTCAACGGGAGAGAACTGGATGCTAATGACGTGGTCTACTCTATATCCCGCAACTTCTTTGAAGAGATACCCAAGTCCTTCCACCGCTCTCGGTGGTTGCCGGAAGAGTGGCCGTTATCGGTAACGGCGCCGGACAAGTGGACGGTTGTAGTTAAGACCAACCAGGGATTCCTGGACTCGGTCTTACTGTCAACTGCGGACTGGACGGCACTGATTCCTCACGAAACTGTCGAGAAATACGGAAACCTGAACGACTGGAGGAATTCTGTGGGCACCGGAGCATTTATGCTGACAGACTATGTTCCCGGTAGCAGTGCTACCTTCGTCAGGAACCCCAACTACTGGCAGATGGACCCCTTTCACTCACAGAACCAGCTGCCTTATCTGGACGGGGTCAAATACCTGAATATCAAGGATATGTCTACCATTCTGGCTGGTCTACGCACAGGTAAGATTGATAGTCTCTATCAAAAACTGATGATTCCCCAGGATGACGTTGAAAGCTTAAAGAAAACTAATCCCGAGATGAAGTTCCGCCAGGTACTCCAAAACCCGAGTGCTCTCCATTTTATCATGAACAACCCGGCCCTGCCCTGGTCTGATATCATGGTACGGCGGGCGTTGCAGATAGCGATTGACAGAGAGGCAATAGCCCGGGATTACTACCAGGGTGATGCCATGATACACGCCGGGCCAATAGCACCCCATGCTGAGTACATGCCGATGTATACGTCCCTTGAGGAGTTACCCGGGGATGTTCAGGAACTTTTTACCTATAATCCGGAGAAGGCCAAGCAGATGCTGGCTGAGGCCGGTTACCCCAATGGCTTCAAGATGAAAGTAACCACCTCAGACCAATATGATATCGACCTGCTGGCCGTCGTCAAATTCTACTGGGAGCAAATTGGCGTTGACGTGGAAATTGATATTAAAGAGAGGGCCGTTTTTACCTCAATGACGCAGGGCAGGACAGTCATGGAGGCAGGCTGGACTACCAGCGACGCTGA encodes:
- a CDS encoding ABC transporter substrate-binding protein — encoded protein: MRRKLSWLVVSCLMVLSLLLASCAPATPVTPTTPTTPTAPTTPTTPTTPTTPTTPTGPEMVQDSLGRMVEKPKYGGVYTVVPTSEPRGFDPAIVHPSSLTTLVQTHENLVGTDWIKGPTGTNNVGFDFSPFPLTFKTGTVAESWEIPDETTIIYHIRKGVHFALDPNSAASRLVNGRELDANDVVYSISRNFFEEIPKSFHRSRWLPEEWPLSVTAPDKWTVVVKTNQGFLDSVLLSTADWTALIPHETVEKYGNLNDWRNSVGTGAFMLTDYVPGSSATFVRNPNYWQMDPFHSQNQLPYLDGVKYLNIKDMSTILAGLRTGKIDSLYQKLMIPQDDVESLKKTNPEMKFRQVLQNPSALHFIMNNPALPWSDIMVRRALQIAIDREAIARDYYQGDAMIHAGPIAPHAEYMPMYTSLEELPGDVQELFTYNPEKAKQMLAEAGYPNGFKMKVTTSDQYDIDLLAVVKFYWEQIGVDVEIDIKERAVFTSMTQGRTVMEAGWTTSDADGPYAFHMWTPEDPSSYGQIVDQHNYEVREEMMKNYMRNEEAIWPLMKDFYVYALE